A genomic segment from Polyangium mundeleinium encodes:
- a CDS encoding beta-ketoacyl-ACP synthase III, producing the protein MRASPPRARILGTGRYLPARVVANDEIAARAGTSDAWLKEHVGVERRHVAAEGETTSDMATAAARAALDAAGLSPADLDLIIVATGSGDSPMPATAATVQQKLGTELVPSFDLAASHAGFLYALAVAEQSISAGATRTALVVGADMLSRRVDPEDRTTAALFGDGAGAVILGAAGDDGRGILSMRLGADGTMASLLSIPGGGTGEPMTLERLAAKRNKVQMEGPDLFQVSVKKLQVASMEALKAAGLLSDKLDWVIPQQANRRIVDRIAERLGYSRSKFIENLADVGNTGAASIPIALDEAVRDGRVKPGQNVLLCALGAGITWAASMVRM; encoded by the coding sequence ATGAGAGCGAGCCCCCCGCGCGCCCGGATTCTCGGCACTGGCCGCTACCTGCCTGCCCGTGTCGTCGCGAACGACGAGATCGCTGCGCGCGCAGGAACCTCGGATGCGTGGCTCAAAGAGCACGTTGGCGTCGAGCGCCGCCACGTTGCGGCCGAGGGCGAGACGACGAGCGACATGGCCACGGCGGCTGCGCGTGCTGCGCTCGATGCGGCGGGGCTCTCGCCTGCGGATCTCGACCTCATCATCGTGGCGACCGGGAGCGGCGACAGCCCCATGCCGGCCACGGCGGCCACGGTCCAGCAGAAGCTCGGCACCGAGCTCGTCCCTTCGTTCGACCTCGCGGCCTCGCATGCAGGCTTCCTCTACGCGCTCGCCGTGGCGGAGCAGTCGATCTCCGCGGGGGCGACGCGCACGGCGCTCGTCGTTGGCGCGGACATGCTCTCGCGCCGCGTGGATCCCGAGGATCGGACGACGGCGGCGCTCTTCGGCGACGGCGCGGGCGCGGTGATCCTCGGCGCGGCGGGCGACGATGGCCGAGGCATCCTCTCGATGCGGCTCGGCGCCGACGGCACGATGGCCTCGTTGCTCTCGATCCCGGGCGGGGGCACGGGCGAGCCGATGACGCTGGAGCGGCTCGCGGCGAAGCGGAACAAGGTGCAGATGGAGGGGCCGGACCTCTTCCAGGTCAGCGTGAAAAAACTCCAGGTCGCGAGCATGGAGGCGCTGAAGGCGGCGGGGCTGCTCTCGGACAAACTCGACTGGGTGATCCCGCAGCAGGCGAACCGCAGGATCGTGGATCGGATCGCCGAGCGGCTCGGGTATTCGCGTAGCAAGTTCATCGAGAACCTCGCCGACGTGGGCAACACGGGCGCGGCTTCGATTCCGATCGCGCTCGACGAGGCTGTGCGGGATGGCCGCGTAAAACCCGGGCAAAACGTGCTGCTTTGCGCGCTCGGGGCCGGCATCACGTGGGCGGCGTCGATGGTCCGGATGTGA
- a CDS encoding amidohydrolase family protein, whose protein sequence is MKRRFGRATPLALASAFALSTLVSLDVGCGTPPRGVDWNGKRLPAIDMHLHPGDWDHVPEDTRKFLASRFPFPIGLDAEAAAKGSLLPESILGEIDDAGIWGAGLFAIYAPRTVGVASNELVAEDLTFAPDRFFGLASLRVDRWTTDRDAELDQLKSTLSRPGFVGIKLAHAHQHFRMDDPAFFPIYEVAASLGKPLYLHTGTSPFPGTSQEPAYTDPTYLETAIQQFPNATFILGHLGYDFEQKRHAGLETCIRLAKTYPNVFLEPSALGSASSDPTGANLKEALRRMREAGITDRVIYGSDGPQSPGFVKGYLERTVAAMKDTGYTEQEAAGVLAGNFARVFGVTVPAEAAE, encoded by the coding sequence GTGAAACGTCGGTTCGGTAGAGCAACCCCGCTCGCGCTCGCCTCGGCCTTCGCGCTGAGCACGCTCGTCTCGCTCGACGTCGGCTGTGGCACGCCGCCGCGCGGCGTCGACTGGAACGGCAAGCGCCTGCCGGCGATCGACATGCACCTGCACCCGGGCGATTGGGATCACGTCCCCGAGGACACCCGGAAGTTTTTGGCCTCGCGGTTCCCGTTCCCGATCGGGCTCGACGCTGAGGCGGCGGCGAAGGGCTCGCTCTTGCCCGAGAGCATCCTTGGCGAGATCGACGACGCGGGCATCTGGGGCGCGGGCCTCTTTGCCATCTATGCCCCGCGCACCGTGGGCGTCGCGTCGAACGAGCTCGTCGCCGAGGATCTCACGTTTGCCCCGGATCGCTTCTTTGGGCTCGCGTCCTTGCGGGTCGACCGGTGGACGACGGATCGCGACGCGGAGCTCGATCAATTGAAGAGCACGCTCTCGCGGCCGGGGTTCGTCGGGATCAAGCTGGCCCACGCGCATCAGCATTTTCGCATGGATGATCCCGCGTTTTTTCCGATCTACGAGGTCGCGGCCTCCCTGGGCAAACCGCTCTATTTGCATACGGGGACGAGCCCGTTCCCGGGGACGTCGCAGGAGCCGGCCTATACGGACCCGACGTACCTGGAGACGGCGATCCAGCAATTTCCGAACGCCACCTTCATCCTCGGGCACCTCGGCTACGATTTCGAGCAGAAGCGCCACGCGGGCCTCGAAACGTGCATTCGGCTGGCAAAGACGTACCCCAACGTGTTCCTCGAGCCCTCGGCGCTCGGCTCAGCGTCGTCGGATCCGACGGGCGCGAACCTGAAGGAAGCCCTGCGCCGTATGCGCGAGGCCGGGATCACGGACCGCGTGATTTATGGCAGCGACGGGCCGCAGAGCCCGGGGTTCGTGAAGGGATACCTCGAACGAACGGTCGCCGCGATGAAGGACACCGGATACACGGAGCAGGAAGCGGCTGGCGTCCTCGCGGGGAACTTTGCGCGCGTGTTCGGCGTGACGGTTCCCGCGGAGGCGGCCGAATGA
- the mfd gene encoding transcription-repair coupling factor, which translates to MPATEKATRGAELRASLGEIAGVEALDVELDRPDLTPVEPLPSYELPLDRPITATRDLAARVLGAKGPTIHVVSVAGGATALVLRALAKATRRKIIAVTADLEAARALHADASFLLAGADAEEPDAGKTTLGEVLLFPPNESSPYADVNPDRRGAEARLAALFHLAVDLPWRALVCPVSAFARKVVPQPEVLEHAELVVTEQEIERDALIRRLAQAGYVRSPLVEDPGTFAVRGALLDVWPPNASFPARIEFYGDLVMGIKSFDPEGQKTIADIKEVWLPQAREAVLTPENESRARERVRAACDAVDLPSVKARALVDDVTSGRTFFGAEGFLPAYLDLAPLASYLPDDAIVVLEDPAAITRSLRDELGRALADLAHKSRDAHFPLDAFYETEGGIAAWIEGRTHVALHRTGIAGDAPDPASLERFEVAPEEAPSLATFDQGDLERAIKAARASRGKTGALDPLVRRILAWQEHGMRVVVAARAETQVERLVTLLRHQGVRVRARLGAFDPSLLDEQDAEAARTALVVRGGLARGVVAPAELLALVTEEEVFGARAHRRAARGGKDTKASARPFLEDLRNLSVGDYVVHADHGIGRYHGLVHKQVGGMVVDLITVEYAGGDKLYLPVYRLNQIQKFQGGEGAPKLDRLGGQTFAKTKAKVEKSLRKMADELLRLYAERRSAIGEPTAPPDDDYAAFEATFPFDETPDQARAIGEVSSDLEAARPMDRLVCGDVGFGKTEVAIRAAFRVAASGRQVAVLCPTTVLAQQHYLNFKARMSPYALEVRAMSRFQSNKEQDEVTRGLRDGKVDVVIGTHRLLSKDVHFKKLGLLVVDEEQRFGVTHKERIKALKTNVDVLTLTATPIPRTLQMAVTGLRDMSIITTPPAERRAIRTIVTRHDENVLREAVERELGRGGQVFYVYNRVEGLYERAARLQELVPSARITIAHGQMSETTLEQAMLDFVEGRYDILCSTAIIESGLDIPRANTMIVDRADMFGLSQLYQLRGRVGRSKERAYCYLVVPPANAMTDESRSRIEALERHTELGSGFQIASLDLELRGSGDILGAEQSGNVAQVGFELFCQMLDEAVHELQGEPVVHEVDPELAFDADALLPEDYVSDVGVRLSFYKRLASASSPDEVQDLANEMEDRFGSPPIEARRLVHLMSLKTELRKLRALACEATAKGVTLHLRDDTPLDPAKVMKLVQPKGSPYKLSPDMRLSRRTRDTEVFASGLEATDKLLAELASCMKAGA; encoded by the coding sequence ATGCCCGCGACCGAAAAGGCAACCAGGGGCGCAGAGCTCCGCGCTTCCCTCGGCGAGATCGCCGGTGTCGAGGCCCTCGACGTCGAACTCGATCGCCCCGATCTAACGCCGGTCGAGCCCCTCCCCTCGTACGAACTCCCGCTCGATCGGCCGATCACCGCAACGCGTGATCTCGCCGCGCGTGTCCTCGGCGCGAAGGGTCCCACGATCCACGTCGTCTCCGTCGCGGGCGGCGCCACCGCGCTCGTCCTCCGCGCCCTCGCGAAAGCCACGCGCCGAAAGATCATCGCCGTCACGGCGGATCTCGAAGCCGCGCGCGCCCTCCACGCCGACGCATCGTTTCTGCTCGCCGGCGCGGATGCCGAGGAGCCGGACGCGGGCAAGACCACGCTCGGCGAGGTCCTGCTCTTCCCGCCGAACGAGTCGAGCCCCTACGCCGACGTGAACCCCGATCGCCGCGGCGCCGAGGCCCGCCTCGCCGCGCTCTTCCACCTCGCCGTGGATCTGCCGTGGCGCGCGCTCGTTTGTCCCGTCTCCGCCTTCGCCCGCAAGGTCGTCCCGCAGCCGGAGGTCCTCGAGCATGCCGAGCTCGTCGTGACCGAGCAGGAGATCGAGCGGGACGCCTTGATCCGCAGGCTCGCGCAGGCCGGCTACGTCCGGAGCCCGCTCGTCGAGGACCCCGGCACCTTCGCCGTGCGTGGCGCCCTGCTCGACGTCTGGCCGCCGAACGCGAGTTTTCCCGCGCGCATCGAGTTTTACGGCGACCTCGTCATGGGGATCAAATCGTTTGACCCCGAAGGACAAAAGACGATCGCCGACATCAAGGAGGTCTGGCTCCCGCAGGCGCGCGAGGCCGTGCTCACGCCCGAGAACGAGTCCCGCGCCCGCGAGCGCGTGCGGGCCGCGTGTGATGCGGTCGATCTTCCGTCGGTGAAGGCCCGCGCCCTCGTCGACGACGTCACGAGTGGTCGCACGTTCTTCGGGGCCGAAGGGTTTCTCCCGGCGTACCTCGACCTCGCGCCGCTCGCCTCGTACCTGCCCGACGACGCCATCGTCGTGCTCGAAGATCCCGCGGCGATCACGCGATCCTTGCGCGACGAGCTCGGCCGCGCCCTGGCCGATCTCGCCCACAAGTCACGTGACGCGCACTTCCCGCTCGACGCGTTCTACGAGACCGAGGGCGGCATCGCCGCGTGGATCGAAGGCCGCACGCACGTCGCGCTCCATCGGACCGGGATCGCCGGAGACGCGCCGGATCCTGCGTCCCTCGAACGTTTCGAGGTCGCGCCGGAGGAGGCGCCCTCGCTCGCCACCTTCGATCAGGGCGACCTCGAACGCGCCATCAAGGCCGCGCGTGCTTCCCGGGGGAAGACCGGCGCGCTCGATCCGCTCGTGCGCCGCATCCTCGCCTGGCAAGAGCACGGCATGCGCGTCGTCGTCGCGGCGCGCGCGGAGACGCAGGTCGAGCGCCTCGTCACGCTCCTGCGCCACCAGGGCGTCCGCGTCCGCGCCCGCCTCGGCGCGTTCGACCCCTCGCTCCTCGACGAGCAGGATGCCGAGGCCGCGCGCACCGCGCTCGTCGTGCGAGGGGGGCTCGCGCGGGGTGTCGTCGCGCCGGCAGAGCTCCTCGCGCTCGTCACCGAGGAAGAGGTCTTCGGCGCCCGCGCGCATCGGCGCGCCGCGCGTGGCGGCAAGGACACGAAGGCCTCGGCCCGACCCTTCCTCGAAGACCTGCGCAACCTCTCCGTCGGCGACTACGTCGTGCACGCCGATCACGGCATCGGCCGCTACCACGGGCTCGTGCACAAGCAGGTCGGCGGCATGGTCGTCGACCTCATCACGGTCGAGTATGCGGGCGGCGACAAACTCTACCTGCCCGTCTATCGCCTCAACCAGATCCAGAAGTTTCAGGGCGGCGAGGGCGCGCCCAAGCTCGACAGGCTCGGCGGACAAACGTTTGCCAAGACGAAGGCCAAAGTCGAGAAGAGCCTTCGCAAGATGGCCGACGAGCTGCTCCGCCTCTACGCCGAGCGAAGGAGCGCGATCGGCGAACCCACGGCTCCGCCCGACGACGACTACGCCGCGTTCGAGGCGACGTTCCCCTTCGACGAGACGCCCGATCAGGCCCGCGCGATCGGCGAGGTCTCCTCCGATCTCGAAGCCGCACGCCCGATGGATCGGCTCGTCTGCGGCGATGTCGGCTTCGGCAAGACCGAGGTCGCGATCCGCGCCGCGTTCCGCGTGGCCGCTTCGGGCCGCCAGGTCGCTGTCCTCTGCCCGACGACCGTGCTCGCGCAGCAGCACTACCTGAACTTCAAGGCCCGCATGAGCCCGTACGCGCTCGAAGTCCGGGCCATGTCGCGCTTCCAGTCGAACAAGGAGCAGGACGAGGTTACGCGGGGCCTGCGTGACGGCAAGGTCGACGTCGTCATCGGCACGCATCGTTTGCTCTCCAAGGACGTCCACTTCAAGAAGCTCGGCCTGCTCGTGGTGGACGAGGAGCAGCGGTTTGGCGTGACGCACAAGGAGCGCATCAAGGCGCTGAAGACGAACGTCGACGTCCTCACGCTCACGGCGACGCCGATCCCGCGCACGCTCCAGATGGCCGTCACGGGGCTGCGCGACATGTCCATCATCACCACGCCGCCCGCGGAGCGCCGCGCGATCCGGACGATCGTCACGCGGCACGACGAGAACGTCCTGCGCGAGGCCGTCGAGCGCGAGCTCGGCCGCGGCGGGCAGGTGTTTTACGTGTACAACCGCGTCGAGGGCCTCTACGAGCGGGCCGCGCGGCTCCAGGAGCTCGTGCCCTCGGCGCGCATCACGATCGCGCACGGGCAGATGAGCGAGACCACGCTGGAGCAGGCGATGCTCGACTTCGTCGAGGGCCGCTACGACATCCTGTGCTCGACGGCGATCATCGAGAGCGGCCTCGACATCCCACGCGCGAACACGATGATCGTCGATCGCGCCGACATGTTCGGCCTCTCGCAGCTCTACCAGCTCCGCGGCCGCGTGGGCCGCTCGAAGGAGCGCGCCTATTGTTACCTCGTCGTCCCGCCCGCGAACGCGATGACCGACGAGTCCCGCTCGCGCATCGAGGCGCTGGAGCGGCACACCGAGCTCGGCTCGGGCTTCCAGATCGCCTCGCTCGATCTGGAGCTGCGCGGCTCGGGCGACATCCTCGGCGCCGAGCAGAGCGGCAACGTGGCGCAGGTCGGCTTCGAGCTCTTCTGCCAGATGCTCGACGAGGCCGTGCACGAGCTCCAGGGCGAGCCCGTGGTGCACGAGGTCGACCCCGAGCTCGCCTTCGACGCGGACGCGCTCTTGCCCGAGGACTACGTGTCCGATGTCGGCGTGCGTTTGTCCTTCTACAAGCGCCTCGCGAGCGCATCGAGCCCGGACGAGGTGCAGGATCTCGCGAACGAGATGGAGGATCGCTTCGGCTCGCCGCCGATCGAGGCACGAAGGCTCGTGCACCTGATGAGCCTCAAGACCGAGCTCCGGAAGCTCCGCGCGCTCGCGTGTGAGGCGACGGCGAAGGGCGTGACGTTGCACCTGCGCGACGACACGCCGCTCGATCCCGCGAAGGTGATGAAGCTCGTGCAGCCCAAGGGCTCGCCGTACAAGCTCTCGCCGGACATGCGTTTGTCGAGGAGAACACGGGACACGGAGGTCTTCGCGAGCGGGCTCGAAGCGACGGACAAACTCCTCGCGGAGCTCGCGTCGTGCATGAAGGCGGGGGCGTAA
- a CDS encoding DUF2325 domain-containing protein: MRIGWIGGVERYEVQLERLAKAAGHELEYHRGDVRGRGAQSLEGLVERCQIIVILTETNSHGAVQLARKLARQRGRGTLLLRKSGIARFARLLEAIDQATAKGLFHADGSVGTGYEAALLGA; encoded by the coding sequence ATGCGCATTGGTTGGATCGGGGGAGTCGAGCGTTACGAGGTGCAACTGGAGCGGCTCGCGAAGGCGGCCGGGCACGAGCTCGAATATCACCGAGGCGACGTGCGCGGCCGTGGGGCGCAATCGCTCGAGGGGCTCGTGGAGCGCTGCCAGATCATCGTGATCCTGACGGAGACGAACAGCCACGGCGCCGTCCAGCTCGCGCGCAAGCTCGCACGCCAGCGCGGCCGCGGAACGCTCCTCCTGCGCAAAAGCGGCATCGCCCGCTTCGCGCGATTGCTCGAGGCCATCGACCAGGCGACGGCGAAAGGCCTCTTCCACGCAGACGGCTCGGTGGGCACGGGCTACGAAGCGGCCCTGCTCGGTGCGTGA
- a CDS encoding PilZ domain-containing protein, protein MSMRGAEDSAEGTNGRANTTATPGTPGTPDRRAGHHRVHFEALVAVGEAKGSGGFEAESIDVSPEGMRLRTAYLPQIGDRLVCRFEGDAGEVVADGEVTWRREAPRGGEFGLRFVGFDSPDAEATLRSLCQDLGGTTEGSSGIGAMGIPGTRVRLHIDGLGSPMKARVREAAGGEVLVGSNLEFLKVGRSLELEDMDHGDKRAAMVDAVKVEIDPSTKVPQLVVSLRFGEAKESKKAVAAAKEPEKAVASKAPEKESSKEAPSLGLGALIKRTTPGVGPAAKTEVSAGSGEAKEAKEAKEAKEAKEKEARAELLSSPVVPSRARTQEMRSKPPATRPSASAESAALRTAVEEENDEAAEANDPSLDSPAVGAKKDFSAALRGATEKAKGATMAAFGAIGPAVGGIGTRAKGAMSGLFAAIRKRRGEEAAEATDGQATRRTTAAPPTGALRAAGKKLVRDKEEAETTEAAPKARSSRKAALMGSALGLAAVLVVVGGIRLLGASRAAAPTDAQGMEANAAGSAAALPAPTAANMAAGDPNVVPNVNVPLFGATPLSTTEPVPAMPTQPDGTIAQTPPPAPEGDGAQAAADDSEGGDADEAETQGDGKQYGKGNVRSPIVLKLKMDGPIETVNGAAGAMGFTVSLPGRRALSSATELARKDKRIASINVVNNPAGAEISLQFKDGVPAYLARGSRAKIASAYPAPVLFV, encoded by the coding sequence ATGAGCATGCGAGGCGCAGAGGACTCCGCGGAAGGCACGAACGGCCGGGCAAACACGACGGCCACGCCCGGGACGCCCGGGACGCCGGACCGGCGCGCGGGCCACCACCGGGTCCACTTCGAGGCGCTGGTGGCCGTGGGCGAGGCCAAGGGCAGCGGCGGCTTCGAAGCCGAGTCGATCGACGTCTCGCCCGAAGGCATGCGCCTGCGCACGGCCTACCTGCCGCAGATCGGCGATCGGCTCGTGTGCCGGTTCGAAGGCGACGCGGGCGAGGTGGTCGCCGACGGCGAGGTGACCTGGCGCCGCGAAGCGCCCCGCGGCGGCGAGTTCGGCCTGCGCTTCGTGGGCTTCGACAGCCCCGACGCCGAGGCGACGCTGCGCAGCCTGTGCCAGGATCTCGGCGGGACCACCGAAGGGAGCAGCGGGATCGGCGCGATGGGGATCCCCGGGACGCGCGTGCGGCTGCACATCGACGGGCTCGGCTCGCCGATGAAGGCGCGGGTGCGAGAAGCCGCGGGCGGCGAGGTGCTCGTGGGCTCGAACCTGGAGTTCCTCAAGGTGGGTCGGTCGCTCGAGCTCGAGGACATGGACCACGGCGACAAACGCGCCGCGATGGTCGACGCCGTGAAGGTGGAGATCGACCCGTCGACGAAGGTGCCGCAGCTCGTGGTGTCGCTGCGCTTCGGCGAGGCGAAGGAGTCGAAGAAGGCGGTCGCCGCGGCGAAGGAGCCGGAGAAGGCGGTCGCGTCGAAGGCGCCGGAGAAGGAGTCGAGCAAGGAAGCTCCGTCCCTCGGGCTCGGCGCGCTGATCAAGCGCACGACGCCGGGCGTGGGTCCGGCCGCGAAGACCGAGGTGAGCGCGGGGAGCGGCGAGGCCAAGGAGGCCAAGGAGGCCAAGGAGGCCAAGGAGGCCAAGGAGAAGGAGGCTCGCGCCGAGCTTCTCTCGTCGCCGGTCGTGCCCTCGCGTGCCCGGACGCAGGAGATGCGGTCGAAGCCGCCGGCCACGCGGCCGAGCGCGTCGGCCGAGTCCGCAGCGCTGCGCACGGCGGTCGAGGAGGAGAACGACGAGGCCGCCGAGGCAAACGATCCGTCGCTGGACTCGCCGGCGGTCGGCGCGAAGAAGGACTTTTCCGCGGCGCTGCGCGGGGCGACCGAGAAGGCCAAGGGCGCGACGATGGCCGCGTTCGGCGCGATCGGTCCGGCCGTGGGTGGGATCGGGACGCGCGCGAAGGGCGCGATGTCAGGCTTGTTCGCGGCGATCCGGAAGCGGCGCGGCGAGGAGGCAGCCGAGGCGACGGACGGTCAAGCGACGCGGCGAACGACCGCAGCGCCGCCGACGGGCGCGCTGCGCGCAGCCGGCAAGAAGCTCGTGCGTGACAAGGAAGAGGCGGAGACGACCGAGGCCGCTCCGAAGGCCCGATCGAGCCGGAAAGCCGCGCTCATGGGCAGCGCGCTCGGGCTCGCCGCGGTGCTCGTCGTGGTGGGCGGGATCCGGCTGCTCGGTGCGTCGCGCGCGGCGGCGCCGACCGATGCACAAGGCATGGAGGCGAACGCGGCAGGATCGGCCGCAGCGCTGCCCGCGCCGACGGCGGCGAACATGGCGGCCGGAGATCCGAACGTGGTGCCGAACGTGAACGTGCCGCTCTTCGGGGCGACGCCGCTCTCGACGACGGAGCCGGTGCCGGCGATGCCGACGCAGCCCGATGGGACGATCGCGCAGACGCCGCCGCCCGCGCCCGAGGGCGACGGCGCGCAGGCCGCGGCGGACGACAGCGAAGGCGGCGACGCGGACGAGGCCGAGACGCAAGGCGACGGCAAGCAGTACGGCAAGGGCAACGTGCGGAGCCCGATCGTGCTGAAGCTGAAGATGGACGGGCCGATTGAGACGGTGAACGGCGCGGCAGGCGCGATGGGTTTCACGGTCTCGCTGCCCGGCCGGCGCGCGCTCTCGTCGGCGACGGAGCTCGCCCGCAAGGACAAGCGGATCGCCTCGATCAACGTGGTGAACAACCCCGCAGGCGCGGAGATCAGCCTGCAATTCAAGGACGGCGTGCCGGCCTACCTCGCGCGCGGGTCGCGCGCGAAGATCGCGTCGGCGTATCCCGCGCCCGTCTTGTTCGTGTAG